From Verrucomicrobiota bacterium, a single genomic window includes:
- a CDS encoding peptidylprolyl isomerase: MSEIAIIKTSEGEMTVEFWPDVAPGHVENFMKLAKQGFYDGTCFHRVIKGFMIQGGDPLTKDQANQSRWGTGGPSWQIKAEFNEKPHVRGVLSMARSNDPNSAGSQFFICHGDPRFLDREYTAFGKLIKGDEVLEKIATTPTQAGDRPVKRMNVESVKIVPAASVK; this comes from the coding sequence ATGAGCGAAATAGCCATCATCAAAACATCCGAGGGCGAAATGACCGTTGAATTCTGGCCAGACGTCGCACCAGGCCACGTCGAAAATTTCATGAAGCTGGCGAAGCAAGGGTTTTACGACGGCACCTGTTTTCACCGTGTCATCAAAGGTTTCATGATTCAGGGTGGTGATCCGCTAACAAAGGATCAAGCCAACCAGAGCCGTTGGGGCACGGGTGGCCCAAGCTGGCAAATCAAAGCTGAGTTCAACGAAAAGCCACACGTGCGCGGCGTGCTCTCGATGGCGCGCTCCAACGACCCGAATTCCGCTGGTTCGCAGTTTTTCATCTGCCACGGCGATCCGCGCTTTCTGGATCGCGAATACACGGCGTTCGGCAAGTTGATCAAAGGCGACGAGGTGCTGGAGAAAATCGCCACGACGCCCACGCAGGCCGGCGATCGGCCGGTCAAGCGCATGAACGTTGAAAGCGTCAAGATCGTTCCTGCCGCCTCGGTGAAGTGA
- the infA gene encoding translation initiation factor IF-1 yields the protein MSTEGNIEVEGRIITVLPGTMFRVALDNKHEVLAHISGKMRKHFVRLTVGDRVRMEMSPYDLTKARIVFRLK from the coding sequence ATGAGCACGGAAGGAAATATTGAAGTGGAAGGCAGGATCATCACCGTCCTGCCGGGCACGATGTTTCGCGTGGCGCTGGATAACAAGCACGAGGTTCTGGCTCATATCTCCGGGAAGATGCGCAAACATTTTGTGCGTCTCACCGTCGGCGACCGCGTGCGCATGGAGATGTCCCCCTACGATCTGACCAAGGCCCGGATTGTGTTCCGTTTGAAATAG
- a CDS encoding Gfo/Idh/MocA family oxidoreductase, with protein MNARIGRRQFIKHTSLTAAGLWLAGGRFFSAKGSPNEKLDIGFIGVANRAGDDLNEVAREIDSVNVAALCDIDDNFLAKAKAKYPGAKTYNDFRRLLDHKGLDAIVVGTPDHTHAVATVAALRSGRHVYCEKPLTHTVSEARIVAEAARKRKRVTQIGTQIHAGTNYRRVVELIQRDAIGPVNEVHVWVAATYGGMERPKETPPVPPNVHYDLWLGPVAYRPYSPEYLPFKWRNWWAFGGGALADFGCHYMDLPHWALELRHPLTVEVVDGPPVHPESTPPWLIVRYEYPSRGGKPPVKLTWYHGGKKPELLAPDVTAKWNSGVLFIGSKGMLLSDYNRHQLLPEKDFAGFVPPQPFIPNSIGHHKEWVEACKTGGPTTCNFDYSGALTEAALLGNAAYRVGQKLQWDAKTLKATNCPEADQFIQHHYRRGWRI; from the coding sequence ATGAATGCGCGCATTGGCCGTCGTCAGTTCATCAAACATACCTCTTTAACCGCAGCGGGTCTGTGGCTCGCGGGAGGCCGGTTTTTCTCCGCCAAAGGATCGCCCAACGAAAAGCTCGACATCGGATTTATCGGCGTCGCCAACCGCGCGGGAGATGACCTTAACGAGGTGGCTCGGGAAATCGACAGCGTCAACGTCGCCGCGCTATGCGACATCGACGATAACTTCCTGGCGAAGGCCAAGGCAAAATACCCCGGCGCGAAAACCTACAACGACTTCCGTCGGTTGCTGGATCACAAAGGCCTTGATGCCATCGTTGTCGGCACCCCGGATCACACGCACGCGGTGGCGACCGTCGCGGCACTCCGGAGCGGTCGCCATGTTTACTGTGAGAAGCCGCTGACGCACACCGTGTCAGAAGCCCGGATCGTTGCCGAGGCGGCCAGAAAGCGCAAGCGCGTCACGCAGATCGGGACCCAGATTCACGCCGGCACCAATTACCGCCGGGTGGTGGAATTGATTCAGCGCGATGCGATCGGCCCGGTGAACGAGGTGCACGTCTGGGTGGCCGCCACTTACGGCGGCATGGAGCGGCCCAAGGAAACGCCGCCCGTTCCGCCCAATGTTCATTACGATTTGTGGCTCGGGCCGGTTGCATATCGCCCATACAGTCCTGAGTATCTGCCGTTCAAGTGGCGGAACTGGTGGGCGTTCGGCGGCGGCGCGCTGGCGGACTTCGGTTGTCATTACATGGACCTGCCGCATTGGGCGCTGGAATTGCGTCATCCGCTCACGGTCGAAGTGGTGGACGGCCCGCCGGTGCATCCTGAATCCACGCCACCGTGGTTGATCGTCCGCTACGAATATCCTTCGCGCGGTGGCAAACCGCCGGTGAAACTGACCTGGTATCATGGCGGCAAAAAACCCGAACTGCTCGCGCCCGATGTGACGGCCAAATGGAACAGTGGGGTTCTCTTTATCGGCAGCAAGGGCATGTTGCTTTCCGATTACAACCGCCATCAGCTTCTGCCCGAAAAGGATTTCGCGGGTTTCGTGCCACCCCAGCCGTTCATTCCCAACTCGATCGGGCATCACAAGGAATGGGTCGAGGCCTGCAAAACCGGCGGGCCGACCACCTGCAACTTCGATTATTCCGGCGCGCTGACGGAAGCGGCGTTGCTCGGCAACGCGGCTTACCGCGTCGGACAAAAACTGCAATGGGATGCCAAAACTCTGAAGGCAACAAACTGTCCGGAAGCCGACCAGTTCATCCAGCATCACTACCGCAGGGGTTGGAGAATTTGA
- a CDS encoding tetratricopeptide repeat protein gives MKKLQSHRLFVVSVSISLALFLSSLMVRAQGTKSSTSATSEPPSDEVSVAQQALRAYLLAQEQLRAIQRDIEQSHKDAEAAAQRNAEAIAGSLNLIAQNLATQRERELEAMHDSNRTMLIVAGSFGGIGFLAMVFTAWFQMRSMNRLTEVASALRLGQSHDYPFAALGTGDSQRVALDPVEQSNRQYLGAIERLQKRIYELEHSTAPLATASENGHPDGESKETPQRSDAPSSTDAKSAGVSEQAAQVSLMLGKSQTLLNLGQHEEALACVEEALAIDPANIEALLKKGTVLERLQRMEEAIEIYDRAIAVDNSKTTAYLLKGGVFNRLKRYPEALACYDEALRAQQKSSLTN, from the coding sequence ATGAAAAAACTTCAATCTCATCGACTTTTCGTGGTCAGCGTCTCCATCAGTCTTGCGCTCTTTTTATCCTCGCTCATGGTGAGGGCGCAAGGAACCAAATCATCCACCTCCGCCACCAGCGAGCCGCCGAGCGACGAGGTTTCCGTGGCGCAACAGGCGTTGCGGGCTTATCTGCTGGCGCAGGAACAGCTCCGGGCGATCCAGCGCGACATCGAGCAATCGCACAAGGACGCCGAAGCCGCTGCCCAACGAAATGCAGAGGCCATCGCCGGCAGCCTCAACCTTATCGCGCAGAACCTCGCCACACAGCGGGAGCGCGAATTGGAGGCGATGCATGACTCCAACCGGACGATGCTCATCGTGGCGGGCAGCTTTGGCGGCATTGGTTTTTTGGCGATGGTGTTCACCGCGTGGTTTCAGATGCGCTCGATGAACCGGCTCACCGAGGTGGCCAGCGCGTTGCGTCTCGGACAGTCTCACGACTACCCATTTGCGGCCCTGGGAACGGGCGATTCACAGCGCGTCGCTCTGGATCCGGTGGAACAATCCAACCGGCAATATCTGGGGGCCATCGAGCGGCTGCAAAAACGCATTTATGAACTGGAACATTCCACCGCTCCGCTTGCGACCGCCAGTGAAAACGGCCATCCGGACGGCGAATCAAAGGAGACTCCGCAACGATCCGATGCGCCTTCTTCAACTGACGCGAAGTCCGCCGGCGTTTCTGAGCAGGCGGCGCAGGTCTCCCTGATGCTCGGCAAGAGCCAGACGCTGCTCAATTTGGGGCAGCACGAAGAAGCGTTGGCGTGCGTCGAGGAGGCGCTCGCGATTGATCCGGCGAACATCGAGGCGTTGCTCAAAAAGGGCACGGTGTTGGAACGCCTGCAACGAATGGAGGAAGCGATTGAGATTTATGACCGCGCGATTGCCGTGGATAACTCCAAGACCACTGCCTACCTGCTGAAAGGTGGCGTGTTCAACCGGTTGAAACGCTATCCCGAAGCGCTGGCGTGTTACGACGAGGCGTTGCGCGCACAACAAAAATCCTCCCTGACTAATTGA
- a CDS encoding DUF1080 domain-containing protein, with protein MNHRPANSSFNLLTLKTSALIGAACCALTACVTTPREAGFVSLFDGQSLKGWTLVGKHGEGYGVKDGVIYCAKGGGGNLYAEKEYSDFILRFEFKLEPGSNNGIGIRAPLEGDGAYVGMEIQVLEDSAPQYANLKPWQFHGSIYCVVPAKRGALKKIGEWNQEEILAQGRHIKVTLNGKVIVNADLNNVTDAEVLRKHPGLLRDRGHIGFLGHNDYVEFRNIRLKQLPVIPRNNIPPEGFTALFNGKDLSGWKGLLAPPNDNPIKRAKLSPAESAAAQATANERMVEHWKALNGVLEFDGRGDSLCTVKDYGDFEMLVDWKIKEGGDSGIYLRGSPQVQIWDPFHAKSGSEVGSGGLYNNQKNPSTPLKRADHWIGDWNRFRILMVGEKVHVFLNGELVVNDVTLENYWDRTRPIFPTGQIELQNHGNNLYFKNIYIRELPRH; from the coding sequence ATGAACCATCGTCCGGCGAACTCTTCGTTCAATTTGCTCACCTTGAAAACCAGCGCTCTGATTGGGGCGGCCTGCTGCGCATTGACGGCCTGCGTCACGACGCCGCGGGAAGCGGGCTTTGTCAGTCTGTTCGACGGCCAGTCCTTGAAAGGCTGGACGCTCGTTGGAAAACATGGCGAAGGCTACGGGGTCAAGGACGGCGTCATTTACTGCGCCAAGGGCGGCGGCGGTAATTTGTACGCGGAAAAAGAATATTCCGACTTCATCCTCCGCTTTGAATTCAAGCTCGAACCGGGATCGAATAATGGCATCGGCATCCGCGCACCGCTGGAAGGCGACGGCGCTTATGTGGGCATGGAGATCCAGGTGCTGGAGGATTCCGCTCCGCAATACGCCAACCTCAAGCCCTGGCAATTCCACGGCTCGATCTACTGCGTCGTGCCGGCCAAGCGCGGTGCGCTCAAAAAAATCGGCGAATGGAACCAGGAGGAGATTCTGGCGCAAGGTCGCCACATCAAAGTCACCTTGAACGGCAAGGTCATCGTCAATGCGGATCTCAACAACGTCACCGACGCGGAAGTTTTGCGAAAGCATCCGGGGCTGTTGCGCGACCGCGGCCATATCGGATTTCTTGGCCACAACGATTACGTCGAATTTCGCAACATCCGCCTGAAGCAACTGCCCGTGATTCCGCGGAACAACATTCCGCCGGAAGGATTCACCGCGCTATTCAACGGCAAAGATTTATCCGGTTGGAAAGGGCTGCTCGCACCGCCCAATGACAACCCCATCAAGCGGGCCAAACTCTCGCCCGCTGAAAGCGCCGCCGCCCAAGCCACGGCCAACGAACGGATGGTGGAACACTGGAAAGCGCTCAACGGCGTGCTCGAATTCGACGGCAGGGGCGACAGCTTGTGCACCGTCAAAGACTACGGCGACTTTGAAATGTTGGTCGATTGGAAGATCAAGGAGGGCGGCGACAGTGGAATTTATTTACGCGGCAGCCCGCAGGTGCAGATTTGGGATCCGTTTCACGCCAAGAGCGGCAGTGAAGTTGGCTCGGGCGGTTTATACAACAACCAGAAGAATCCTTCGACGCCGCTCAAGCGCGCGGACCATTGGATCGGCGACTGGAATCGTTTCCGCATTCTGATGGTGGGCGAGAAGGTCCATGTTTTCCTCAACGGCGAGTTGGTGGTCAATGACGTGACTCTGGAAAACTACTGGGACCGCACCCGGCCGATTTTCCCAACCGGCCAGATCGAACTGCAAAACCACGGGAACAATCTTTATTTCAAAAACATTTACATCCGCGAATTGCCGCGTCACTGA
- a CDS encoding NUDIX hydrolase produces MIKPWPRIASKPAGDFRIFTIRDEQKRSPRTGEPHDFYVIDCVNWVNVIATTSDQQLVMIEQYRHGTDTVELEIPGGMMDAHENSPVATGLRELREETGYEGQNARLIGEIFPNPAIMSNTCYTVLVENCELKHPTEFDHGEDMINRLMPIAEIPRLIADGRIRHAMVVVALYHFELWRRGIKSSGKFSSCET; encoded by the coding sequence ATGATCAAACCCTGGCCCAGGATCGCTTCCAAACCAGCGGGAGATTTCCGCATCTTCACCATTCGCGATGAGCAGAAACGGTCTCCACGCACTGGCGAGCCGCATGATTTTTACGTCATTGACTGCGTCAATTGGGTCAACGTCATCGCCACAACCTCCGACCAGCAGCTTGTGATGATCGAACAATATCGCCACGGCACGGACACCGTGGAGTTGGAAATTCCCGGCGGCATGATGGACGCGCATGAGAACTCGCCGGTGGCCACCGGCTTGCGCGAGTTGCGCGAGGAGACCGGTTACGAGGGACAGAACGCCCGCCTCATCGGGGAAATCTTTCCCAACCCGGCCATCATGAGCAACACCTGTTACACCGTGCTGGTGGAGAATTGTGAATTGAAGCATCCAACAGAATTCGATCACGGCGAAGACATGATCAACCGGCTTATGCCCATCGCCGAGATCCCGCGGCTGATTGCGGATGGAAGAATCCGCCATGCGATGGTGGTGGTGGCGCTGTACCACTTCGAACTGTGGCGACGCGGTATCAAGTCTTCCGGGAAATTTTCCAGTTGCGAAACGTGA
- a CDS encoding peptidylprolyl isomerase: MKTLSLTCVLGLMFGVVLAQADEPKKEEKKAATVTNEVAVIKTTAGEMVIEFWPDVAPKTVENFKTLAKKGFYDGTAFHRIIKGFMIQGGDPLTKDESQSSKWGTGGPGYNIKGETNNRNDRKHVRGVISMAHSGHPDTAGSQFYICLVPTPQLDGGYTTFGKLIKGDDVLTKLGDTPCGPGNRGENSRPINRAGVESVKIVPADSVK, translated from the coding sequence ATGAAAACTTTGTCGTTAACTTGCGTCCTCGGTCTGATGTTCGGTGTGGTTCTCGCTCAAGCAGACGAACCCAAGAAAGAAGAAAAGAAAGCTGCCACGGTCACCAACGAAGTCGCCGTCATCAAAACCACGGCTGGCGAAATGGTGATCGAATTCTGGCCCGATGTGGCGCCTAAAACGGTCGAGAATTTCAAGACCCTGGCAAAAAAAGGTTTTTACGATGGCACGGCATTTCATCGCATCATCAAAGGCTTCATGATTCAGGGTGGCGATCCACTCACCAAGGATGAAAGCCAGAGTTCGAAGTGGGGCACGGGAGGCCCCGGATACAACATCAAAGGCGAAACCAATAACCGGAATGACCGCAAACATGTTAGGGGTGTGATTTCGATGGCGCATTCAGGGCATCCGGACACCGCAGGCAGTCAGTTCTACATTTGCCTGGTTCCCACGCCGCAACTGGATGGCGGCTACACGACATTTGGCAAGCTGATCAAGGGCGACGACGTGCTGACCAAGTTGGGCGACACGCCATGCGGCCCCGGAAATCGAGGTGAAAACAGCCGTCCGATCAATCGCGCTGGTGTTGAGAGCGTCAAGATCGTTCCTGCGGATTCCGTGAAGTAG